Proteins co-encoded in one Salvia splendens isolate huo1 chromosome 4, SspV2, whole genome shotgun sequence genomic window:
- the LOC121800501 gene encoding probable WRKY transcription factor 72 — translation MIFEGEAMINMSSNNDEIEETLNTETLSMEEANVTRAKVKMEEVRKENERLKVTLSQIMEDYSSLKKQFNGITDQSKKATILASMAGSDEESDLVCLSLGRFSGPREEKKKMMSKSKTLENGNKLDGIELGLNSCHPDNSIEVSRNSLVESKEEGSNDVRSSTKHSRIGDDEILQQNNPMKKPRVSVRAQCNTQTMHDGCQWRKYGQKIAKGNPCPRAYYRCTVSPSCPVRKQVQRSIDDMSILITTYEGAHNHPLPPSATAMASATSSAVAMLSCGSITSTSCLTGYNFSTASNFPRTTISSSQSHPTVILDLTAPNHHSNRLSSTLFSNTRSSPTSLNFSSNFPSINNATTMAPPHSQHPLFSGVQKQAGNDPKIAAAIAHDPSFQSALAAAFTSIVAKNNNVNGIRSSGMNFHHLNFAQSSTTTSNASVGCAASFMSRFGQPMNSHQHNLTLAASKSRAMSLADEGEHLSL, via the exons ATGATTTTTGAGGGAGAAGCGATGATAAATATGTCTTCAAATAATGATGAAATTGAAGAAACCCTAAATACAGAAACGTTATCGATGGAG GAGGCAAATGTGACAAGAGCAAAAGTGAAGATGGAAGAagttagaaaagaaaatgagagaTTGAAAGTCACATTGTCACAAATTATGGAAGATTACAGTTCTCTTAAAAAGCAGTTCAATGGCATAACTGATCAATCCAAGAAAGCAACAATTCTCGCTTCGATGGCCGGTTCTGATGAGGAATCGGATCTGGTTTGTTTGAGTCTGGGGAGATTCTCAGGCCCTagggaggagaagaagaagatgatgagcaAAAGCAAAACCCTAGAAAATGGAAATAAACTTGATGGAATCGAACTAGGGCTCAACTCATGTCACCCGGACAATTCTATCGAAGTTTCGAGAAACAGCTTGGTTGAATCCAAGGAAGAAGGGAGCAACGACGTCCGATCATCCACCAAACATTCTAGAATTGGAGATGATGAGATTTTGCAGCAGAACAACCCTATGAAGAAACCTAGGGTTTCTGTAAGAGCTCAATGCAACACTCAAACG ATGCATGATGGATGTCAATGGAGGAAATATGGACAAAAAATAGCTAAAGGAAATCCATGCCCCCGGGCTTACTACCGTTGCACTGTCTCCCCATCCTGCCCAGTTAGAAAACAG GTGCAAAGAAGTATAGATGACATGAGCATTCTGATCACCACCTACGAAGGAGCTCACAACCACCCTCTTCCGCCTTCGGCCACCGCCATGGCTTCCGCCACCTCCTCAGCCGTGGCCATGCTCAGCTGCGGCTCCATCACAAGCACCAGCTGTCTAACCGGATACAATTTCAGCACGGCTTCAAATTTCCCACGAACCACCATCTCCTCATCACAATCACACCCCACAGTCATACTCGACCTCACCGCTCCAAATCACCACAGCAACAGATTATCATCAACCCTATTTTCCAACACTCGCTCTTCCCCAACTTCCCTCAACTTCTCATCCAATTTTCCCTCCATAAACAACGCCACCACGATGGCGCCACCTCATTCTCAGCATCCCTTGTTCTCCGGCGTCCAAAAGCAAGCCGGGAATGATCCGAAAATTGCTGCAGCGATCGCGCACGATCCGAGTTTCCAATCGGCGCTGGCTGCTGCGTTCACATCGATTGTTGCGAAGAACAACAATGTGAATGGAATTAGAAGTTCTGGAATGAATTTTCATCATCTGAATTTCGCGCAGTCGTCGACGACAACGAGTAATGCAAGCGTAGGTTGTGCAGCGAGCTTCATGAGCAGATTTGGGCAACCAATGAATTCCCATCAACATAACTTGACATTGGCTGCATCAAAATCCCGAGCTATGTCATTGGCAGATGAGGGAGAACACCTCAGCTTATGA